A genomic stretch from Xenopus laevis strain J_2021 chromosome 6S, Xenopus_laevis_v10.1, whole genome shotgun sequence includes:
- the socs6.S gene encoding suppressor of cytokine signaling 6, translating into MKKISLKTFRKSFNFNKGKEENDFVMVQQPSMTNNFGKDDSLFGSCYGRDLTGCEISSEDEKNGKNRPKSESLMGTLKRRLSAKQKQKGKSSTSGNCAEEDTFSSSSAPITLKDVRAQRPLRSTSLRTHHYSPTPWSLRPTNSEETCIKMEVKVKALVHSSSPSPALNGVRKDFHELQSDNVFQEQSNALKSTESQNGDLHLHINEHVPVVIGLMPQDYIQYTVPLDEGMYPLEGSRAFCLDSSSPMEISTIPSQIRNSFHEDENQLTPDVAVAPDIFVDQAVNGLLHTTSGVLFQNSRVNHNDVPPLSPLLPPVQNSQIPRNFAGLNSTDGNIAENIRCHLNFDPSTAPGVARVYDSVQNSGPMIVTSLTEELKKLARQGWYWGPITRWEAEEKLANVLDGSFLVRDSSDDRYLLSLSFRSHSKTLHTRIEHSNGRFSFYEQPDVEGHTSIVELIEHSIRDSENGAFCYSRSRVPGSATYPVRLTNPVSRFMQVRSLQYLCRFVIRQYTRIDLIQKLPLPNKMKDYLQEKHY; encoded by the coding sequence ATGAAGAAAATCAGTCTAAAAACATTTCGAAAGTCTTTTAATTTCAATAAAGGCAAAGAAGAAAATGACTTTGTAATGGTACAGCAGCCATCAATGACAAACAATTTTGGGAAAGATGACTCCTTGTTTGGTAGCTGTTATGGTAGAGATTTAACAGGATGTGAAATAAGTAGTGAGGATGAAAAAAATGGGAAGAATAGGCCAAAAAGCGAAAGCTTGATGGGTACTTTAAAAAGGCGTCTTTCTGCTAAgcagaaacaaaaaggaaagagCAGTACATCTGGAAACTGTGCAGAGGAAGATACATTTTCATCATCTTCTGCTCCTATAACTTTAAAAGATGTCAGAGCACAGAGGCCTTTACGATCAACGTCCCTCCGTACACACCATTATAGTCCAACTCCTTGGTCATTGCGGCCAACCAATTCTGAAGAGACTTGCATAAAAATGGAGGTTAAAGTAAAGGCATTGGTTCACTCATCTAGTCCAAGCCCAGCACTGAATGGAGTTCGAAAGGACTTTCATGAGTTGCAGTCAGATAATGTTTTTCAGGAACAAAGTaatgcattgaaaagtactgAGTCACAAAATGGAGACTTGCATCTACATATTAATGAACATGTGCCTGTAGTTATAGGACTTATGCCTCaggactatatacagtatactgtgccTTTAGATGAGGGAATGTATCCTTTGGAAGGATCACGTGCTTTCTGTTTAGACAGTTCTTCACCTATGGAAATATCAACCATACCTTCTCAAATTAGAAATAGTTTTCATGAAGATGAAAATCAGTTAACACCAGATGTAGCCGTGGCACCAGACATATTTGTGGACCAGGCTGTTAATGGTCTGTTGCACACAACCAGCGGAGTCCTGTTTCAAAACTCCAGGGTTAATCACAATGATGTCCCTCCACTTTCACCATTGCTACCTCCTGTTCAAAATAGTCAGATCCCAAGGAACTTTGCAGGACTTAATAGCACAGATGGAAACATAGCTGAAAATATACGTTGTCATTTGAATTTTGATCCCAGTACTGCTCCCGGTGTTGCCCGTGTTTATGATTCAGTGCAAAATAGTGGACCTATGATAGTTACAAGCCTAACGGAAGAACTTAAAAAACTTGCCAGACAAGGTTGGTACTGGGGACCTATAACACGTTGGGAAGCAGAAGAAAAGCTGGCTAATGTTCTGGATGGTTCTTTCCTGGTTCGAGACAGTTCTGATGACCGTTACCTTTTAAGCTTAAGTTTTCGATCTCATAGCAAAACACTTCATACTAGAATTGAACACTCAAATGGAAGATTTAGTTTTTATGAACAGCCAGATGTTGAAGGACACACTTCAATAGTGGAGCTAATTGAACATTCCATCAGAGACTCGGAAAATGGAGCTTTTTGCTATTCCAGGTCTCGAGTGCCAGGATCTGCAACATATCCAGTAAGACTGACAAATCCAGTGTCACGGTTTATGCAGGTGCGATCTTTGCAGTACCTGTGCCGCTTTGTCATACGTCAGTACACAAGAATAGACCTGATTCAAAAACTGCCTTTGCCAAACAAAATGAAGGATTATTTACAGGAGAAGCACTACTGA